The following coding sequences are from one Bifidobacterium sp. window:
- the secG gene encoding preprotein translocase subunit SecG, with amino-acid sequence MAIFKIVLEVIVVIASVLLTLLILMHKGKGGGLSDMFGGGINSNAGTSGVAEKNLNRITIIVALIWVAIIIALGLMYKYNIG; translated from the coding sequence GTGGCTATTTTCAAGATCGTTCTTGAAGTCATCGTTGTTATCGCAAGTGTATTGTTAACACTGCTGATTCTGATGCATAAAGGTAAAGGCGGAGGTCTTTCCGACATGTTTGGTGGCGGGATTAACTCCAACGCCGGAACTTCCGGTGTTGCAGAGAAGAACTTGAACCGCATCACCATTATTGTTGCGCTTATTTGGGTGGCAATTATTATTGCTCTCGGATTGATGTACAAATACAACATAGGTTGA